One Mycolicibacterium sp. TUM20985 genomic window, AAGCCGGGCCCGGTGATGATCACCGACAAGAAGCTGGCCTGGCCCGCCGACCTGAAGGTCGGGCCCGACGGGCTCGGCAACTCGTCCGAACACATCGCCAAGATCATGGGGGGTTCGATGGAAGCCCTGATCCACCACTTCAAGTTGGTGACCGAGGGTATCCGCGTGCCCGCCGGGCAGGTGTACGTCGCCGTCGAGTCCCCGCGGGGCGAACTCGGCGTGCACATGGTGTCCGACGGCGGCACCAGGCCCTACCGCGTGCACTATCGCGATCCGTCGTTCACCAATCTGCAGGCCGTGGCCGCGATGTGCGAAGGGGGCATGGTCGCCGACGCCATTGCCGCGGTGGCGTCGATAGATCCGGTGATGGGCGGGGTGGACCGATGAGCGCTCGCACGAAGAGGAGACGGCACAGGTGAGCGTCGTAGACCTCCAGCTGGGCCCCCGGCCGGACGAGCCGGGTCCGCCGATATCGGCAGGGCCGCAGACCTATTCGGCCGAGGTAACCGAGCGACTGACCGCCGACGCGGCAGTGATCATCGCGCGCTACCCGGTCGCCCGCTCGGCGCTGCTCCCCCTGCTGCACCTGGTGCAGGCCGAGGACGGTTACCTCACGCCGGCGGGAATCGACTTCTGCGCAACCCAATTGGCCCTTAGCCCCGCAGAGGTGACGGCGGTGGCCACGTTCTACTCGATGTACCGCCGCACTCCCACCGGTGACTACCTGGTCGGCGTCTGCACCAACACGCTGTGTGCGGTGATGGGTGGTGACGCCATCCTCGAGTTACTCGAAGAGCACCTGGACGTTCATGCCGGACAGACCACCACCGACGGGAAGGTCACCCTCGAGCACATCGAGTGCAACGCCGCCTGCGATTACGCACCCGTGATCATGGTCAACTGGGAGTTCTTCGACAACCAAACCCCCTCGTCGGCAAGGGCTCTCGTCGACGACCTGCGCGGCGGGGTACCGGTCACGGCCACCCGCGGCGCCACCCCGTGCTCCTTCCGCGACACGGCGCGGATACTCGCCGGTTTCCCGGATCCCCGGCCCGGTGCCAACGACGGCGCCACCGCGGGTGACGCCACGCTAGCCGGCCTGCGGATCGCCCGCGACCGGGACATGACGGCACCCGAGGTGAACGAAGCCGGGCCCACCGCAAAGGGTCCCGACGACGAGGCGATCACCGCGGAGGTGGCGCGCGACCAGCCGGCACCCGCTCCGTCGGCGGACCTGCCGCCGAAGAACGGGACGCAGCCATGACCCTGACGCCGGTGCTCAGCAGCTACTGGGATGAGCCGTCCTCGTGGACCCTCGACTGTTACGAGGGTCACGACGGTTACCGCGCGCTCCGTACGGCCCTGGCCATGGAGGCCGACGCGGTGATCGGTCTGGTGAAGGACTCCGGGTTGCGAGGGCGCGGCGGGGCCGGCTTCCCCACCGGTCAGAAGTGGTCGTTCATCCCCCAGGGCACCGAGGGCGCCGGGGCGAAGCCGCACTACCTCGTGATCAACGCCGACGAGTCCGAACCCGGTACCTGCAAGGACATTCCGCTGATGATGGCCACGCCGCACGTGTTGGTGGAGGGTGCCATCATCGCGGCCTACGCCATCCGCGCGCGGCACGCGTTCATCTACGTCCGTGGCGAAGTGCTGCCGGTCCTGCGGCGGCTGCAGACCGCCGTGGCCGAGGCCTACGCCGCCGGATTCCTCGGTACCGACATCCTGGGATCCGGCTTCGACCTCGACCTGGTGGTGCATGCGGGCGCGGGCGCCTACATCTGCGGCGAGGAGACGGCGCTGCTGGACTCGCTGGAGGGCCGACGTGGGCAGCCTCGCCTGCGGCCGCCGTTCCCCGCCGTCGCCGGTCTGTACGCCTGCCCGACGGTGGTCAACAACGTCGAATCCATCGCGAGCGTGCCCGCCGTCGTCCGCGGCGGCGTGGACTGGTTCAAGTCGATGGGCTCTGACAAGTCACCCGGCTTCACGCTGTACTCGCTGTCGGGGCACGTCACCACCCCCGGACAGTACGAGGCGCCGCTGGGGATCACGCTGCGCGAACTGCTCGGCTACGCGGGCGGGGTGCGGGCCGGCCACGAGCTGAAGTTCTGGACGCCCGGCGGATCGTCGACTCCCCTCCTGACCGGCGAACACCTCGACGTGCCGCTGGATTACGAGGGCATGGCGGGTGTCGGTTCGATGTTGGGCACCAAGGCGTTGCAGATCTTCGACGAGACCACGTGCGTGGTGCGGG contains:
- the nuoF gene encoding NADH-quinone oxidoreductase subunit NuoF, producing MTLTPVLSSYWDEPSSWTLDCYEGHDGYRALRTALAMEADAVIGLVKDSGLRGRGGAGFPTGQKWSFIPQGTEGAGAKPHYLVINADESEPGTCKDIPLMMATPHVLVEGAIIAAYAIRARHAFIYVRGEVLPVLRRLQTAVAEAYAAGFLGTDILGSGFDLDLVVHAGAGAYICGEETALLDSLEGRRGQPRLRPPFPAVAGLYACPTVVNNVESIASVPAVVRGGVDWFKSMGSDKSPGFTLYSLSGHVTTPGQYEAPLGITLRELLGYAGGVRAGHELKFWTPGGSSTPLLTGEHLDVPLDYEGMAGVGSMLGTKALQIFDETTCVVRAVRRWTQFYAHESCGKCTPCREGTYWLAQIYERLENGTGRREDVDKLLDIADAILGKSFCALGDGAASPIISSIKFFRAEYEAHLDGGCPFDPLASMLAAPEGVGV
- the nuoE gene encoding NADH-quinone oxidoreductase subunit NuoE; its protein translation is MSVVDLQLGPRPDEPGPPISAGPQTYSAEVTERLTADAAVIIARYPVARSALLPLLHLVQAEDGYLTPAGIDFCATQLALSPAEVTAVATFYSMYRRTPTGDYLVGVCTNTLCAVMGGDAILELLEEHLDVHAGQTTTDGKVTLEHIECNAACDYAPVIMVNWEFFDNQTPSSARALVDDLRGGVPVTATRGATPCSFRDTARILAGFPDPRPGANDGATAGDATLAGLRIARDRDMTAPEVNEAGPTAKGPDDEAITAEVARDQPAPAPSADLPPKNGTQP